The following are encoded together in the Bacteroidota bacterium genome:
- a CDS encoding Ig-like domain-containing protein: protein MLKLSVTTAVLLTLFALSCKGPEGPAGPAGPSGTGIESLSDPSVQPRVIYTYPPANVPGPYDDFYQLLGWYGEGDYGFYIPIYISQFQVRFNKYMDRSSVRRSIAVSSPDGGVRADTNYMISLGGDVFLINPVDTLGNRFSQWKVGETYTFGVAAGARDINGNTFQPGFSMSFTPEPFFRVRKVSPPDGASDVTPQGLYYGEIVLVFNSRVDTSVFSSIQITPDIPGDWWLSYDSTSIYRWVGQDLRNSTSYTMTVNTTAHDRAGNHLPVPFTSSFTTSPFRITHTYPANHAGNVEVRPYIAFEFAGVLDSATVRSSFRIQPAATGILNLYSNSTNFQFSLGRDLLFDSTYIVTIDTTLRSRQGLRLAEPYVLTFKTLPFEINSTYPLNHQRYVDRGTNLVVHFDAEIDTSTVRSSFSLADSAGAAVPGTLPSSGWPTNSFVFYPGLLLAPNAAYTATISTGLRSASGTALKAPYALSFTTGD from the coding sequence ATGCTAAAACTATCCGTCACCACGGCAGTTCTTCTCACGCTGTTTGCGCTCAGCTGCAAGGGTCCGGAAGGGCCCGCGGGACCGGCCGGCCCTTCCGGGACCGGCATCGAGTCTCTGAGCGACCCCTCCGTTCAGCCGAGGGTGATTTATACATACCCCCCTGCGAATGTCCCGGGTCCGTACGACGACTTCTACCAATTGCTCGGCTGGTACGGGGAGGGGGACTACGGATTCTATATTCCGATTTACATTTCCCAGTTCCAGGTCCGGTTCAACAAGTACATGGACCGGAGCTCGGTCAGAAGATCGATCGCCGTTTCTTCGCCGGACGGAGGGGTTCGCGCCGACACGAATTACATGATCTCCCTCGGAGGCGACGTCTTTTTGATCAATCCCGTCGACACGCTCGGAAATCGCTTCTCCCAGTGGAAGGTCGGGGAGACATACACGTTCGGAGTCGCGGCAGGTGCCCGCGATATCAACGGAAACACGTTCCAACCGGGTTTCTCAATGAGCTTCACTCCGGAGCCCTTCTTTCGCGTCAGGAAGGTCTCCCCTCCGGACGGTGCGAGCGACGTAACCCCCCAGGGGTTGTACTACGGCGAGATCGTGCTCGTCTTCAACAGCAGGGTCGATACTTCTGTCTTCTCTTCGATTCAGATCACGCCCGATATTCCGGGCGACTGGTGGCTGTCGTACGATTCGACGTCGATCTACCGCTGGGTCGGCCAGGATCTGAGGAACAGCACATCGTATACGATGACCGTGAACACCACTGCTCACGACAGAGCCGGGAATCATCTTCCGGTGCCGTTCACCTCCTCCTTCACGACATCTCCGTTTAGAATCACTCACACCTATCCGGCGAACCACGCCGGAAACGTAGAAGTCCGCCCCTATATTGCCTTCGAGTTTGCCGGGGTCCTCGATTCAGCCACCGTCCGTTCTTCGTTCCGGATCCAGCCCGCCGCAACCGGCATTCTTAACCTCTACTCCAATTCTACCAACTTCCAATTCAGCCTGGGGCGGGACCTCCTTTTTGATTCAACCTATATCGTCACGATCGACACGACGCTCCGCTCCCGGCAGGGCCTGCGGCTCGCCGAACCGTACGTGCTCACGTTCAAGACACTGCCGTTCGAGATCAACTCCACATACCCTTTGAACCATCAGAGGTATGTCGATCGGGGGACAAACCTTGTCGTGCATTTCGATGCAGAAATAGATACAAGCACCGTCCGCTCCTCCTTCTCGCTCGCGGACTCGGCGGGCGCCGCCGTTCCCGGAACGCTTCCGTCGTCAGGCTGGCCGACAAATTCATTTGTTTTTTATCCAGGCCTCCTCCTGGCTCCGAATGCCGCCTACACTGCGACCATATCGACAGGCTTGCGGTCGGCTTCTGGAACCGCGCTGAAGGCGCCCTATGCGCTTTCATTTACAACGGGGGACTGA
- the mutS gene encoding DNA mismatch repair protein MutS, translating into MLQYARMKAKHPGTILLFRLGDFYETFEEDAGVTSRVLGITLTKRGNGTAGDIPLAGFPYHALDAYLPKLVKAGLRVAICEQLEDPKLAKGIVKRDVVEVVTPGVAFSDKVLEQKQNNYLLAVALPHALATGDETIGIAYVDVTTAEFGVGELPLRQLTDQVASFAPSEILVQKRDMETVRVILKAGYAGAYSRLDDWIFEREYAHGLLTTHFKTRTLKGFGIEEMTWGVTAAGAIMNYLEETQKTNLDHIRKIVPFVAGDYILLDGSTKRNLEITQSIDGGEKGTLFSVLDRTRTPMGGRMLKNWISRPLRKLAPLRARLAAVEELAETGEAAAAVPDLLSGIGDLERLVSKISTNRANPREVVVLKETLAQVTKLKAGMKTVSSTALVEIRDQLQPLDPLAERISAAISDDPPFSLADGGVIRPGYSKELDTLREITRDGKSWIARLQVEERERTGISSLKVGFNNVFGYYIEVTNTHKEKVPESYVRKQTLANAERFITAGLKEYEEKILNAEERILKLESDLFGELRTAIAEHSEPILRNAGLIARADCLVSLAEVARKNHYVLPLLSEDSRIEIEGGRHPVIEHLLPPGDSYTPNDTLLDTEENQVLIITGPNMSGKSSYLRQVGLIVLLAHIGSFVPAKAARIGLVDRIYTRVGASDNIASGESTFLVEMHEAANILNTASSRSLILLDEVGRGTSTFDGISIAWALTEYIHDRIGAKTLFATHYHELNELARLFPRIKNLKVEVREYEDRVIFLHKVTPGFADHSYGIQVAQMAGLPAEVTERAKELLGNLEGSELNVHSGPVAKGRIAPPEIQMTLFDGQDKLREELQALEIDKMTPLEALQKLAELRQKHSR; encoded by the coding sequence ATGCTACAATATGCCCGGATGAAAGCGAAGCATCCCGGCACGATCCTTCTTTTTCGTCTCGGCGACTTCTATGAGACGTTTGAGGAGGACGCCGGAGTGACCTCCCGTGTCCTCGGAATCACGCTGACGAAGCGGGGGAACGGCACCGCCGGTGATATTCCACTTGCAGGGTTTCCCTACCACGCGCTCGACGCCTACCTTCCGAAACTGGTGAAGGCAGGCCTCCGCGTGGCAATCTGCGAGCAGCTCGAGGACCCGAAGCTCGCCAAGGGAATCGTGAAGCGGGACGTCGTCGAGGTCGTGACTCCCGGAGTGGCATTCTCCGACAAGGTCCTGGAACAGAAGCAGAATAACTACCTCCTGGCGGTCGCGCTCCCGCATGCTCTTGCCACAGGGGACGAGACGATCGGAATCGCCTATGTCGACGTGACCACAGCGGAATTCGGGGTCGGCGAGCTCCCGCTCCGCCAGCTTACCGACCAGGTTGCGTCGTTCGCCCCTTCGGAGATACTGGTTCAGAAGCGCGACATGGAGACCGTCCGCGTGATCCTGAAGGCCGGCTATGCCGGCGCATATTCCCGGCTCGACGATTGGATTTTCGAACGTGAGTACGCCCATGGCCTCCTCACCACACATTTCAAAACAAGGACATTGAAAGGGTTCGGGATCGAGGAGATGACGTGGGGGGTCACGGCGGCCGGAGCGATCATGAACTATCTCGAGGAAACGCAGAAGACCAACCTCGACCACATCCGGAAAATCGTTCCCTTTGTCGCCGGCGATTATATCCTCCTCGACGGCTCGACGAAACGCAATCTGGAAATCACACAGTCAATCGACGGCGGTGAAAAGGGAACATTATTCAGCGTTCTCGACCGGACCCGCACTCCGATGGGGGGCCGCATGCTGAAGAACTGGATCAGCCGCCCCCTGCGGAAGCTGGCACCTCTCCGAGCGCGGCTCGCAGCAGTTGAAGAGCTCGCAGAAACGGGAGAGGCGGCCGCGGCCGTCCCGGACCTCCTCTCCGGCATCGGCGACCTCGAACGGCTCGTCTCGAAGATTTCGACGAACCGCGCCAACCCGCGGGAAGTCGTCGTTCTTAAGGAGACGCTTGCGCAAGTCACGAAACTGAAGGCCGGGATGAAAACCGTCTCCTCCACTGCGCTCGTGGAGATTCGGGACCAGCTTCAACCGCTCGACCCGCTCGCCGAAAGGATCTCCGCCGCGATCTCAGACGACCCTCCCTTCTCGCTTGCCGACGGAGGAGTCATACGCCCCGGATACAGCAAAGAGCTCGATACACTCCGGGAGATCACGCGCGACGGAAAATCATGGATCGCCCGCCTGCAGGTCGAAGAGCGGGAGCGGACAGGGATTTCATCTCTCAAGGTCGGCTTCAATAACGTGTTCGGTTACTACATCGAGGTGACGAACACCCATAAGGAGAAGGTGCCGGAGAGCTACGTGCGGAAACAGACTCTTGCGAACGCCGAGCGTTTCATCACGGCCGGGTTGAAGGAGTACGAGGAGAAGATCCTGAACGCCGAGGAGAGGATTCTCAAGCTGGAGTCGGATCTCTTCGGGGAATTGCGCACTGCGATCGCGGAACATTCGGAGCCGATTCTGCGGAACGCGGGCCTGATCGCCAGGGCCGATTGCCTCGTCTCCCTGGCGGAAGTTGCAAGGAAGAATCACTATGTCCTTCCCTTGTTGAGCGAGGACTCGCGGATCGAGATCGAGGGAGGGCGGCATCCCGTGATCGAACACCTCCTTCCTCCCGGCGACTCCTACACTCCCAACGATACGCTCCTCGATACAGAGGAGAATCAGGTCCTGATCATCACCGGCCCCAACATGAGCGGCAAGTCGAGCTATCTCAGGCAGGTCGGATTGATCGTGCTCCTGGCGCACATCGGCAGCTTCGTCCCTGCGAAAGCCGCCCGCATCGGGCTCGTCGACAGGATCTACACGCGTGTGGGAGCGAGCGACAATATCGCCTCCGGAGAGAGCACCTTTCTTGTGGAGATGCACGAAGCCGCGAACATCCTGAACACGGCTTCTTCCAGGAGCCTGATCCTCCTCGACGAGGTCGGACGCGGCACAAGCACCTTCGACGGCATCAGCATCGCCTGGGCTCTCACGGAGTATATTCACGACCGGATCGGCGCCAAAACGCTCTTCGCGACGCACTACCATGAACTCAACGAGCTCGCCCGTCTCTTCCCGCGGATCAAGAACCTGAAAGTGGAAGTCCGGGAGTACGAAGACCGCGTGATCTTCCTGCATAAGGTCACTCCCGGATTCGCGGACCACTCCTACGGGATCCAGGTCGCCCAGATGGCCGGCCTCCCCGCGGAGGTGACGGAGCGGGCGAAGGAACTTCTCGGGAATCTCGAGGGATCGGAGTTGAACGTCCACTCCGGGCCGGTAGCGAAGGGCAGGATCGCCCCTCCGGAGATCCAGATGACGCTCTTCGACGGACAGGACAAATTGCGCGAAGAATTGCAAGCGCTCGAAATAGATAAGATGACGCCGCTGGAAGCCCTGCAAAAACTCGCGGAGCTCCGGCAGAAGCATAGCCGCTAA